One Formosa sp. Hel3_A1_48 genomic window, GCAGGCCGATACCAATACCTCACTTGAAACACAAAAAAAGTATTGTGAGAACTACGCTAAATCTAATGGTCTTCGCGTGGTAGGCTATTTTGGAGGAACATACGAGTCGGCTAAAAGTGATGAGCGTAAAGAGTTTAAACGAATGCTCAAATACGTAAGACAAAGTGGTTCTGTGGGTTATATCATAGTTTATTCTTATGATAGATTTTCAAGAACTGGAAGTAGTGCAGCGCAGATCTCGCAAGAGCTATTTTCCCAAGGAATACAAGTTAAAGCTGTCACTCAAGAAGTAGATACCACCTCCGCCGCTGGAAAGTTCCAGCAGAACCTGTTTTATATGTTTAGCCAATTTGATAATGAGCTCAGAAGAGATAAGACCATAACAGCCATGACCGATCTTCTTCGAAAAGGCTATTGGCTGTGGAATCCACCCATTGGATACATCAATAAAAAGAAGTATCACAAAGCTGTGGATTGGGAGATTGTGCCTTCAAAAGAAGGCAAGCTGATTAAAAAGGCTTTTACTTGGAAATTAAAAGGAATTTACACCAATGTTGAGATCATAGAAAAGCTTCAGTCTCTTGGATTAATAATTGATGAGCGAAGACTCAGTGAAGTGTTTAAAAATCCGTTTTATTGTGGGGTACTTGTGAGTAAAATGATACCAGGTGAAGTCATTGAAGGAAAACACAAACCTCTTGTATCTAAAGAGGACTTTTTAAAGATTAATGCTATTGAAACGCATCATCCAAAACACCGCAAAGCAGAAAATGAAAATCTTCCCTTAAAACAGTTTATCTATTGCGATAGCTGTAAACTTCCTCTAACTGGATACCTTGTTAAGAAAAAAGGACTCTACTACTATAAATGTAGAACTAAAGGGTGCTCTTGCAACAAATCTGCTAAAGCACTTCACACTACCTTTACTAAAGATTTAAAAACCTATCAATTAGATCCTAAATACAAGGATGTTGTAAAAGAAGTGATGACCTATACTTATGACAATATCACTAAAGAGTTAAGAACTAGGAAGAAGTCCATTAAAAAAACAATTACGGAGCTCAATACAAAAATAGACTCTATTGAAGAGCGGTATGCCCTTGGAGAATTAGACAGCACTATTTACAAAAAGTTTAAAGACAAGTATGAAACTCAAAAAGACGAACTACAGTCAAAAATTGAAAATCCATCACTTAGTAGTTCGAACCTTGAGTTGGCTATTGATAAAGCCCTTACTTTATCCGAATCTCTCGAGAAGATTTGGGAAGATGGAGATTTAAAACAACGACAAAAGCTGCAAAATTTAGTGTTTCCATCCGGATTGGGTTACGACAAGTCAAACGACCGAGTTCGAACCCCAAAAGTGAACGCTATTTTTGGGTCAATTCCTATTTTATCGAAGGAAATCTCAAACATAAAAAAAGGAGAACCAATTCCTGTGAATCAATTCTCCGATTTGGTGATCGCACTAGGATTCGAACCTAGGACCGCCTGCTTAGAAGGCAGGTGCTCTATCCAGCTGAGCTATGCGACCAATCAAAGATCTAGTCTTGATGTCGGGGTGGCAGGATTCGAACCTGCGACCTCCGCGTCCCAAACGCGGCGCGATAACCGGGCTACGCTACACCCCGAATGGTTATCTATTAAATAAAAGTAAAAACTCAAAAACACTGTCGGGGTGGCAGGATTCGAACCTGCGACCTCCGCGTCCCAAACGCGGCGCGATAACCGGGCTACGCTACACCCCGTGTTGTTTTGAATTCTTTACTTGCGGAGAGACCGGGATTCGAACCCGGGCAACACTTACGCGTTGACAGATTAGCAATCTGCTCCATTACCACTCTGGCACCTCTCCTATTTGTTATGAACTTATGCAATAAAATTGCGGATGCAAATGTACCTTTTCATTAGCAACAACGCAAACAATTTATTTAATTTTTTAAATAGATTTCTATTCTTATTCAGGGTACTCTATACGAAGATGGTACATGTTGGCTAACTTGTGCTTCAAAACTTTCTTAATGGATTCAATTTCCTTGAATGTAATGTTGGCGTTCAAAAACTGAGCATTTTCTATTTGACTAGCTACTATGGCATCAACAAACGTATTGATTTTTGTAGATGTTGGATCTTTCAAGCTTTTAGATGCAGCCTCAACACTATCACACATCATTAAAATAGCCGTTTCTTTACTAAAAGGCTGTGGGCCATTGTATGCAAAGTCTAAAGGGTCAAATTCGGCAGTCAACTCCATTTGCTTGTTGTAAAAATAACGGACAGAGCTTGTGCCGTGATGAGTGCGAATAAAATCAATGACACGATCTGGCAAATTGTACTTCTTAGCCAATTCAACTCCCTTGATTACATGCCCTATTATAATCTGTGCACTCTCCTTTGGAGATAGTTCGTCATGGGGATTGGTTCCCGTAGACTGATTTTCTGTAAAATATGTCGGATTAGACATTTTTCCTATGTCGTGGTACAAAGCCCCAACGCGCACCAACATCGCATTGGCTCCAATTTCGTTGGCAGAAGCCTCAGCCAAGTTGGCCACATTCAATGAATGATGAAATGTTCCTGGGGCTTTGTCAGAAAGCTCTTTAAGTAGTTTAGAGTTTGTATCAGATAATTCTAGTAAAGAGACATCAGAAACCAATCCAAATAATTTTTCATAGGCGTAGATCAAAGGCTGAACAAACAATGTAGCTAAACCACAGAGGACAAACAAAAGAAAATTTTCCCACTTCAGACCATCTACACTACCTTCATGAATAACAAAAAAGGCAAAATAAGAAATAATATAAATTAAGGTAATTTGTCCCACTGATATAAATAAATTAGCGCGTTTATACAATTCAGAGACCGTAAGAATAGTTACAATTCCAGCGATAATCTGAAGAAACATATACTCGTAATTGTTGGCAACAACAAAACCCAATAAAAGCACGGTGACAACGTGTGCAAAAAGCCCAAGACGAGCATCAAAAAAGGCCTTGAGTACTAAGGGAAGAATACACAAAGGTACAGCATATATATATGCAGAATTATAGTTCACCACCAAGGTGGTGAGTAAAACCATCAAAGTGATATTGAAAAATATAAACGTGACCTTGGTATTATTAGAAAAAATTTCAATTCTATATTTCCTTAAGAAAAGCAAAAGCATTAACAAAGCTAATGCAACAAGAACAGTATATGCCGCTAAAATCCAAACATAATTGGCTTCGGTCCATACCTGTGAAGCGTACTCAGATTCTAAAGACTTTAAAATAGCCAATTTCTCACCCTGAACTACCTCTCCCTTGGAAATGATCAGAGTTCCCTTGTCCACACGCCCACGAACGAGAACTATCCGCCCAAGACGATCGCTCAAAGCACTTTCTGTAAGTGAAGTGTTGTAGATTGTGTTGGGTTGTACCACATCAAAAAACAAAGACAAATAAGAGGACATATAGTCCTCATAATCAGAGTTTTTAACCTTAGCTTCAATGTGTGCTTTTAAATCTGTTTGAAGGAAAAATTCTGCATATGGAATT contains:
- a CDS encoding HD family phosphohydrolase, which produces MDRILNKFHKNHNLFYKVVLFVVTTFLIVYLFPKSGTFRYSFEKGKPWQSENLYAPFDFAIQKSAETIEDERQQISKESPVFFEIDTAKTNQIFKNFDTVFDRNFLDVNEPELTNNLYQFGAQIFSELYSSGVLSEGYNFDSERLISVLVNKTQNKTIPYAEFFLQTDLKAHIEAKVKNSDYEDYMSSYLSLFFDVVQPNTIYNTSLTESALSDRLGRIVLVRGRVDKGTLIISKGEVVQGEKLAILKSLESEYASQVWTEANYVWILAAYTVLVALALLMLLLFLRKYRIEIFSNNTKVTFIFFNITLMVLLTTLVVNYNSAYIYAVPLCILPLVLKAFFDARLGLFAHVVTVLLLGFVVANNYEYMFLQIIAGIVTILTVSELYKRANLFISVGQITLIYIISYFAFFVIHEGSVDGLKWENFLLFVLCGLATLFVQPLIYAYEKLFGLVSDVSLLELSDTNSKLLKELSDKAPGTFHHSLNVANLAEASANEIGANAMLVRVGALYHDIGKMSNPTYFTENQSTGTNPHDELSPKESAQIIIGHVIKGVELAKKYNLPDRVIDFIRTHHGTSSVRYFYNKQMELTAEFDPLDFAYNGPQPFSKETAILMMCDSVEAASKSLKDPTSTKINTFVDAIVASQIENAQFLNANITFKEIESIKKVLKHKLANMYHLRIEYPE